A DNA window from Eremothecium cymbalariae DBVPG#7215 chromosome 3, complete sequence contains the following coding sequences:
- the MCO12 gene encoding Mco12p (similar to Ashbya gossypii ACL100C), translating into MPTFKQLIHIGFDFALISVILAGLHRNTGYVLAYETSDLKNYIRKYLNWGEYLFDELIKIAKRSSYFRKESKIDGFLKGSFKKIEELSDKQLAEEYAKVPRPAHLD; encoded by the exons ATGCCAACA TTCAAACAACTGATTCATATTGGATTTGACTTTGCACTGATATCAGTAATCCTTGCAGGCTTGCACAGAAACACTGGGTATGTGTTGGCATATGAAACGTCCGATTTAAAGAACTATATACGCAAGTATTTAAATTGGGGGGAGTATTTGTTCGACGAGTTGATCAAGATTGCTAAGCGAAGTTCatattttagaaaagaATCAAAGATCGATGGGTTTTTGAAGGgatccttcaaaaagatCGAAGAGTTATCTGATAAACAGCTAGCTGAGGAATATGCAAAGGTTCCTAGACCGGCTCATCTAGATTAA
- the SWD2 gene encoding WD-repeat containing protein SWD2 (similar to Ashbya gossypii ACL099W): MTIPISKDSLLSFKAVKSFKVSEKELGPITSLSFDNHGQYLLTATASDNMHLYDAVSCRFLNTVASKKYGCHSAKFTHAQNECIYSSTMISFDIKHLNLETNQYLRYFQGHGALVSDIQMSPLDDTFLSASYDESVRLWDLRTSKAQAIVPSVVPNCIAYDPSGLVFALGNPENQEIGLYNVRQLKSGPFLVIRVDPKFSQWSKIEFSNDGKYILLASSTGRQLILDAFDGTQLFELTGTKPFPLREFMDAGSACFTPDGHYTLGTDYDGKIAIWNHAESVSLRTLKPQGYILAPTEACPRTIVFNPKYSMFVTADESVEFYVYDEN, translated from the coding sequence ATGACCATTCCTATTAGTAAGGATAGCTTGTTAAGCTTTAAAGCTGTGAAGTCTTTCAAAGTCTCAGAAAAGGAATTGGGTCCCATTACTTCGTTATCTTTTGATAACCATGGTCAGTATCTTTTAACAGCTACGGCTAGTGATAATATGCATCTGTATGATGCGGTATCCTGCAGGTTTTTAAATACAGTTGCTTCCAAGAAATATGGTTGTCACTCTGCAAAATTTACACATGCACAGAATGAGTGCATTTATTCATCTACTATGATATCCTTTGATATTAAGCACCTAAATCTTGAGACGAACCAATATCTCAGATATTTCCAAGGCCATGGGGCTTTAGTTAGCGACATACAAATGTCTCCATTGGATGACACTTTTTTATCGGCGTCGTATGATGAGTCTGTGAGGCTTTGGGATTTGAGGACGTCCAAAGCTCAGGCAATCGTTCCTAGTGTAGTTCCAAATTGTATTGCTTATGATCCTAGCGGATTGGTTTTTGCGCTAGGAAATCCTGAGAACCAAGAAATCGGATTGTATAATGTCAGACAGTTGAAATCAGGTCCGTTTTTAGTCATAAGAGTTGATCCAAAATTTAGTCAATGGTCAAAAATAGAGTTTTCAAATGAtggtaaatatattttgctTGCATCCTCTACTGGAAGGCAGCTAATTTTAGATGCCTTTGATGGAACACAGCTATTTGAACTTACTGGTACTAAACCATTTCCATTAAGAGAATTCATGGATGCCGGTTCTGCATGCTTTACTCCTGATGGGCATTATACTTTGGGTACAGATTACGATGGAAAAATTGCTATTTGGAATCATGCAGAATCAGTAAGTCTAAGAACATTGAAACCACAAGGTTATATTCTGGCTCCTACAGAGGCCTGTCCAAGAACAATTGTTTTCAATCCTAAGTACAGTATGTTTGTTACCGCAGATGAAAGCGTTGAATTTTATGTTTACGACGAAAActaa
- the YVH1 gene encoding tyrosine protein phosphatase YVH1 (similar to Ashbya gossypii ACL102W) — protein MTEQEPNITRIIGGIYVGGVQPIVDHTPLKTQYNITHILSVIKFNVIPEYLVRKSYTLKNIAIDDDESTDILQYINEANRFIDHCLFPDEVEYNPKLVNFRKKPQRGAVYIHCHAGVSRSVTFTVAYLMYRYGFDLNTALHAVKRKRIQAQPNDNFMEQLKIYEQMGGCYVDETNSIYKQWKLANALKYNQVGSELLLDDDMYGDSDEKAIDKMSASALDALTIIRCKMCRLRLALSSSFIKHDPPSKESSEGHFIRRAAGSHRIIDIQESQSQCSHFFVEPLNWMKKELQSKQELEGKFSCPNCTSKVGGYNWKGSRCSCGKWMIPAIHLQAAKVDQVPLERKTLPNLVHFESKN, from the coding sequence ATGACTGAACAGGAGCCAAATATAACTAGAATTATTGGTGGTATATATGTTGGTGGGGTTCAGCCTATAGTTGACCATACACCGCTCAAAACCCAATACAATATCACGCATATTTTATCGGTTATAAAATTTAATGTAATTCCAGAATACTTGGTTAGAAAAAGTTATACGCTCAAGAATATTGCGATAGATGACGATGAGAGTACAGacattcttcaatatattaatgAAGCTAATAGATTCATTGATCACTGTTTGTTTCcagatgaagttgaatatAACCCGAAGCTGGTAAATTTCAGGAAAAAGCCTCAACGTGGAGCTGTATACATCCATTGCCATGCAGGTGTTTCTAGATCTGTTACATTTACTGTTGCTTATTTAATGTATCGTTATGGGTTTGATTTGAACACAGCGTTGCATGCTGTTAAGAGGAAACGTATTCAGGCTCAACCCAACGATAACTTCATGGAGCAACTAAAAATCTATGAGCAGATGGGAGGGTGTTATGTCGATGAAACAAACAGTATTTACAAGCAATGGAAATTGGCCAATGCATTAAAGTATAATCAGGTGGGTAGTGAACTATtgttggatgatgatatgtACGGCGACTCTGATGAAAAGGCTATAGATAAGATGTCCGCTTCTGCACTTGATGCTCTAACGATAATTAGATGCAAGATGTGTAGGCTAAGGTTGGcactttcttcttcgttCATTAAACATGATCCGCCAAGTAAAGAGTCTAGTGAGGGTCATTTTATCAGGAGAGCTGCAGGTTCTCATAGAATTATTGATATTCAAGAATCGCAAAGCCAATGTTCTCATTTCTTTGTTGAACCATTaaattggatgaagaaggaacTCCAAAGTAAGCAAGAGTTGGAAGGGAAATTTAGCTGTCCCAATTGTACTAGTAAGGTTGGTGGTTATAATTGGAAAGGATCTAGATGTAGTTGTGGGAAATGGATGATTCCCGCTATCCATCTACAGGCAGCTAAAGTAGATCAAGTACctttggaaagaaaaacgCTGCCGAATCTAGTGCATTTTGAAAGTAAGAACTAA
- the ATP7 gene encoding F1F0 ATP synthase subunit d (similar to Ashbya gossypii ACL097C), whose amino-acid sequence MSLAKSAANKLDWAKVISSLKLGGKTATQLTQFKKRNDEARRQLFELESQPKTVDFSHYRSVLKNSEIVDKIETYFSSYKPVSVDVSKQLSRIEAFEARALKNAEETELVVAQELKDLQETLKNIESARPFDELTVSELAQVKPEIDAKVEEMVKKGRWDVPGYKEKFGDLTVM is encoded by the coding sequence ATGTCTTTGGCTAAATCTGCGGCAAACAAATTGGACTGGGCGAAGGTGATTTCGTCGTTGAAGTTGGGGGGGAAGACAGCAACACAGTTGACACAATTCAAGAAGAGGAATGATGAGGCTAGGAGACAGCTGTTTGAGTTGGAGAGTCAGCCGAAGACGGTTGATTTTTCGCACTATCGGTCGGTGTTGAAGAACAGTGAGATTGTGGACAAGATTGAGACGTACTTCAGCAGTTACAAGCCTGTGAGTGTTGATGTTAGTAAGCAGTTGTCTCGTATCGAGGCGTTTGAGGCAAGGGCTTTGAAGAATGCGGAGGAGACGGAGTTGGTTGTTGCACAGGAGTTGAAGGATTTGCAGGAgactttgaagaatattgaGTCAGCCAGGCCTTTTGATGAACTAACTGTGAGTGAGTTGGCCCAAGTTAAGCCGGAGATTGATGCGAAGGTTGAGGAAATGGTCAAGAAGGGTAGATGGGATGTTCCAGGCTACAAGGAGAAGTTTGGCGACTTGACTGTTATGTAA
- the HCS1 gene encoding ATP-dependent 5'-3' DNA helicase HCS1 (similar to Ashbya gossypii ACL098C) has protein sequence MSKELAEKLLQCIDHEQQQDVEITSRLLKELPLSKLVSAGLAVNHLQLENVRTGLGGKVYLDLTPDPAIDNVISVGETSVGDIVKIYSSKSVGKKDEAAALEGVVFKSNDKQIVVSVDESKESDAFKLYEASKLYLVKTANSITYKRMQSTMRKLAEIEGTPNNSIIQYLLCQRQFVEQKDSIEISFHNQNLNDSQKKAIKFALQNEISIIHGPPGTGKTYTLVELIMQLVKQGQRILICGPSNISVDTILERLAKVIPGNLLLRFGHPARLLPSTLAHSIDVISKSGDAGSIIRDINQEINNHLLQIKKFKSYRDRKKAWQEIKDLRKELKQRERRVISELILAAKVVVCTLHGSSSGNLCRVYDFEPKLFNTLIIDEVSQSLEPQCWIPLISHYKSNISKLVIAGDNKQLPPTIKTEDDEKVKKILGTTIFDKLENHYGNDFKKLLNVQYRMNEQIMEFPSHQLYKDELIAAEAVAKITLADLPGVEVDDNTSVPLLWFDTQGDDFLEKSEEVNGVLDIASSKYNENEAYLLIHYVSQLLNSNVSQESIGIISPYNAQVSLLRKLVHEKYSLIEISSVDGFQGREKDCIILSLVRSNDLFEVGFLRDERRLNVAMTRAKRQLCVIGNMETLERSQVPFLKEWVRWSEENSEIRYPDLSDFL, from the coding sequence ATGAGCAAGGAGTTAGCTGAGAAGCTGCTGCAATGCATTGATCAcgagcagcagcaggatGTTGAAATCACCTCTCGTTTGTTGAAAGAGTTACCACTGTCGAAATTAGTGTCTGCTGGGTTGGCCGTAAACCATTTGCAGTTGGAAAATGTCAGAACAGGTCTTGGGGGTAAAGTATATCTGGATCTAACGCCTGATCCTGCCATTGACAATGTAATCTCAGTGGGAGAAACCAGTGTTGGTGATATAGTTAAGATATACTCGTCAAAAAGTGTTGGTAAGAAAGATGAGGCAGCAGCTTTGGAAGGCGTAGTGTTCAAATCCAACGACAAACAGATTGTAGTTTCTGTCGATGAATCAAAGGAGAGCGATGCTTTCAAGCTTTACGAGGCCAGTAAATTGTATTTGGTGAAAACAGCCAATTCCATCACTTATAAGCGAATGCAATCTACCATGCGTAAATTGGCAGAGATTGAGGGTACTCCGAATAATTCGATTATACAGTATCTACTCTGCCAGAGACAATTTGTAGAGCAGAAAGATAGCATTGAGATATCATTCCATAATCAAAATTTAAATGATTCCCAGAAGAAGGCTATTAAATTTGCACTTCAAAATGAAATCTCAATTATCCATGGTCCACCAGGAACTGGGAAAACCTATACCCTAGTGGAGTTGATTATGCAGTTGGTCAAGCAAGGACAACGTATTTTAATATGTGGGccatcaaatatatcagtGGATACTATTTTAGAAAGACTCGCCAAAGTGATTCCTGGAAATTTGTTGTTACGGTTCGGCCATCCTGCAAGATTGTTACCGTCCACCTTGGCACATTCCATAGATGTGATTTCCAAGTCGGGGGATGCAGGTTCTATTATACGCGATATAAACCAAGAAATAAACAACCATTTGTTGCAAATCAAGAAATTTAAGTCCTATAGAGATCGGAAGAAAGCTTGGCAGGAAATAAAAGATCTCAGGAAAGAATTGAAACAGCGAGAGCGTCGAGTTATCTCTGAGTTAATATTAGCAGcaaaagttgttgtttgtaCATTGCATGGATCTAGCTCAGGAAATTTATGTAGGGTTTATGATTTTGAACCCAAATTGTTCAACACTTTGATCATTGATGAAGTGTCTCAGAGTCTGGAACCACAATGCTGGATTCCACTAATATCCCATTATAAATCGAACATCTCAAAACTTGTAATCGCTGGAGATAATAAGCAGCTGCCGCCCACGATAAAAacagaagatgatgagaaagtgaagaagatattggGAACTACAATATTTGATAAGCTTGAAAACCATTATGGGAATGATTTCAAGAAACTGTTAAATGTTCAGTATCGTATGAATGAACAAATTATGGAGTTTCCATCCCACCAACTTTACAAAGATGAGTTAATTGCTGCTGAGGCCGTAGCAAAAATAACGTTAGCCGATCTTCCAGGTGTTGAAGTTGACGACAATACTAGTGTTCCATTGCTTTGGTTTGACACACAGGGAGATGACTTTCTAGAAAAATCGGAGGAAGTAAATGGTGTTCTGGATATagcatcttcaaaatacaaTGAAAACGAAGCATACCTTTTAATTCATTACGTATCCCAGCTACTCAATAGTAACGTTTCACAAGAGTCTATTGGGATCATATCACCGTATAATGCCCAAGTATCATTGCTAAGAAAACTGGTCCATGAAAAGTATTCATTAATTGAGATTTCCTCAGTAGACGGATTTCAAGGTAGGGAAAAGGACTGTATTATTCTTTCTTTAGTTAGAAGCAACGATTTATTTGAAGTCGGGTTTTTGAGAGATGAGCGGCGGCTGAATGTTGCCATGACCAGAGCAAAGAGACAGTTATGCGTGATTGGAAATATGGAAACTTTAGAAAGAAGTCAGGTTCCCTTTCTAAAGGAATGGGTTAGATGGTCAGAGGAAAATAGTGAGATAAGATACCCGGACCTAAGTGATTTTCTATAA
- the RAM2 gene encoding bifunctional protein farnesyltransferase/protein geranylgeranyltransferase (similar to Ashbya gossypii ACR094C) produces the protein MVEPVAEQQKQARQGDGIDGEQNGGVVRMARFDYGDVVRIELETGPEHELCQIMYTEEYKELVGLLRGLMSVKEVSERALAVTTAMVEASPAYYTAWNYRYNIVKGLYEGDGEKLNEELDWLDEFTLNNTKNYQIWSYRQVLLKLHPVPQFAREQPVMQVVLADDTKNYHVWSYRRWVVLFFKEFSQELEFSSCLIDRDVYNNSAWSHRMFVLKNTETKVQVVDQEIEFAKSKISLAPQNVSSWNYLRGLYEQFKGGQCDETTLEFALSFVNGFFNCDDGTEFPEIQSSYALEMLAHEYAKNSETHNKAKLAFEGLSKAYDPIRSNYWLCQTNKLM, from the coding sequence ATGGTGGAACCCGTCGCTgagcagcagaagcaggCACGGCAGGGAGATGGAATTGACGGTGAACAGAATGGAGGTGTGGTGAGGATGGCGAGGTTTGATTACGGGGATGTTGTGCGTATTGAGCTGGAGACTGGTCCTGAGCATGAATTGTGTCAGATAATGTATACTGAGGAGTACAAGGAGTTGGTTGGTCTTCTGCGTGGGTTGATGAGTGTGAAAGAGGTCTCAGAGCGGGCGTTGGCGGTCACAACGGCGATGGTTGAAGCTTCCCCTGCTTATTACACTGCATGGAACTATCGGTATAATATTGTGAAGGGGTTGTATGAGGGGGATGGGGAGAAGCTTAACGAGGAGCTGGATTGGTTAGACGAGTTTACACTGAACAATACCAAGAATTATCAGATATGGTCTTATAGGCAGGTGCTTTTGAAGTTACATCCGGTTCCACAGTTTGCGCGGGAACAGCCTGTGATGCAAGTTGTGCTTGCGGATGATACCAAAAACTATCATGTGTGGTCTTACAGACGGTGGGTAGTGttattcttcaaagaattttCCCAGGAATTGGAGTTTTCTTCTTGCCTCATTGATCGGGATGTATACAATAATAGTGCGTGGTCCCACCGGATGTTTGTACTAAAGAATACTGAAACCAAGGTGCAGGTTGTCGATCAGGAGATCGAATTTGCCAAGTCTAAAATTAGTTTAGCGCCACAGAATGTTAGTAGTTGGAACTATCTGAGAGGGTTATACGAACAGTTCAAAGGGGGTCAATGCGATGAGACTACTCTAGAATTTGCTCTCTCATTTGTGAAtggcttcttcaactgtGATGATGGGACGGAGTTCCCGGAGATTCAATCTTCTTATGCTCTAGAAATGCTCGCTCATGAATACGCTAAAAACAGCGAGACTCATAACAAGGCCAAGCTTGCATTTGAAGGATTATCTAAGGCCTATGACCCAATTAGAAGTAACTACTGGCTTTGCCAAACAAATAAGCTTATGTAA
- the MND2 gene encoding Mnd2p (similar to Ashbya gossypii ACL101C) encodes MPIEALGIYLRCIEDGTTERSISEAPFLGDIEQQWLSERTLATQYLWSSRRQRAGKLKVAKLKKRLNAPLSAYSTYSQRPLSTNSRFTEFDMEELMVERNLRYIRTVGYNSIRPIGIGKTMRELEQEKNGRQENGPPLQNAVNCQPVPVENRDEFHGTTNEIANMIFDLDQGIQSEQEESYNYDDEFDRVEDVTVERRPTEQLPAGAGLYEENSQHQDSAAYVSQELDPPEDGSEFTEIPSLTISDTVVLDTSNEQISRVSSLGSGRPEAVVDNIYIGQ; translated from the coding sequence ATGCCAATAGAGGCTTTGGGGATATATTTGAGATGTATAGAAGATGGTACTACTGAAAGAAGCATTTCAGAAGCACCGTTTTTGGGAGATATAGAACAACAGTGGCTATCAGAAAGAACATTGGCAACACAGTATTTATGGAGTAGTAGAAGACAACGGGCAGGGAAATTAAAGGTGGCCAAGTTAAAAAAGCGTTTGAATGCCCCGTTGTCAGCTTATTCAACATATTCTCAGCGGCCGTTGTCGACTAATAGCCGGTTTACTGAATTTGACATGGAGGAGTTGATGGTTGAAAGGAACTTGCGATACATTAGAACTGTGGGATACAATAGTATTCGACCTATAGGCATAGGTAAAACTATGCGAGAGTTGGAACAGGAGAAGAATGGGAGACAGGAAAATGGACCTCCGTTACAGAATGCTGTCAACTGTCAACCAGTGCCTGTAGAGAATCGTGATGAGTTCCATGGTACCACCAATGAGATAGCAAATAtgatttttgatttggatCAAGGCATTCAATCCGAACAGGAGGAGAGTTATAActatgatgatgagtttGATCGGGTGGAGGATGTTACGGTGGAACGAAGGCCCACTGAGCAATTACCTGCTGGTGCAGGCCTCTATGAGGAAAATTCGCAACACCAAGATTCTGCTGCATATGTTTCACAAGAGCTGGATCCACCTGAAGATGGAAGCGAATTTACCGAGATACCGTCGCTGACTATTTCTGATACTGTTGTGCTAGATACTTCAAATGAGCAAATTTCTCGAGTTTCTAGTTTGGGTTCTGGACGTCCAGAGGCTGTTGTAGATAACATTTACATAGGTCAATAG